The genomic window CCCGGGAGGAAGTCATGTGGTGGGAAGTTGCGGTGGAGAAGTTGTTCAGGGCTGCGGTAGCACGAAATACGTAACAAAACCGCGCCTTTCGTACATTCACAGTGGCTGCTCCCGTCTGCGTGCGTTGGGGGAGTTAATAAATAGAACCGGTGTGAGGTGTGAGGAATTGGACAGtttacactgaccctggtgccTGTCCCAAACCACGCCCTCCTCCCGTgcgtgctccccccccccccccccccagcacccctcaaTCCCTCCCCTGCCACTGCACCCTAGACAGCTAGTCACTACCGGGGACTGGAACAGCCTGGTGGAAGACTGtgagtaaaacattttttggtTTGTGTGGGATTAGCAGACTTGAAATACAGTGATAAGTCAGTATTTGCGATATTTGAATAgtgtcctgcctgcctgtttggaTTGAATGTGTTGTCTTGCGCTGGTTGCTTGGAGGAGcagttttctgtgtgtttgaaggCTGTCTCTCAGGTTATTTCGTCTTTAGAAGTAACCTGACCTTTATGATTCGCCTCTGAGGCAATGAACCAACTGGTGTCCGAGTCGAAGACGTTTCTAGATAAAGCAAGAGTGGACTCCCTTTGCCACTCTAGAGAATGCACAGACATTTTACAGGCTATTCTTGACTGACTGGGGATGGACAGACTGGGTGATGTAAGCACCTATTTTGTTCTGGCACGTCAACAGCCACTCAGCAGGGTAAAACGCTACCCCCTTAGTTActgtaggtctgtctgtccatctgaatGTCTGTCTGGTCCTGCCTCACACAGACTCTTCGAAAAGGGGAAGTTAAGAAATCGTTTTCCAGTGAAAAGGCTTGGCTGAGGTACATGACCAagcgacagacagacatacatacagacagacagacagactgacacccAGTCAGGTACTGTCAGCAGCCATGTATTTTTAGGCACTCGCTCGGCTGAttgatggacagagagaaagtttggGAGGTCCAGGGGGAGGAATGTTTACCTGACTTACAGGGTTTGGGTGTGACTGGGCTTTGTCACAAGCGGTGCCATGCCATGAGGACCATGACGGGGGCGTGACCTTGGCTCCCGCGGGCCAGGACGGGCGCCGTGGGCCTCAGTCTTTATGACGTGACGAGCCTGGGTGACCGTTTGGAACGAGAGGCGGCTGTTGCACGCATCCATTGCTAGCCTACAGAGCTTATAACCGGCTGACTCACGGCCCAGGCAGGGGCCCTCTGTCGGGGGGTGAGACGTGTTGAAACCCCCCTTGTCGTTTCCGTGCAGACGCGCTGCTGGCGGACCTGGAGTCGACGACGTCCCACATCTCCAAGCGGCCCGTGTTCCTGCCGGACGAGACGCCCTACTCCATCCCCACCGGGGGGAACTCCTTCCAGGAAGATGTGTCTCTCCCGCCCCcggtgcccccccctccctcagccgAGGCCCTGAACGGCTCTGTGATCGACCCCCCGGGGTCCCTGCACTCCTCCCAGCAGGTGAGGAACCCAGACGCACCCCTGACACGCCTCATGCCCGTGTCCTCTATGTACCAGGCTgactggatgtttgtgtgtgtgtgtgtgtgtgtgtgcagtcgttGGGCTCAGCCCAGAAGAGCTCGTGGTCCCAGGACAGCAACAGCCCCACCCTGTCTCACATAGAGGAGGATCACGTCTACAGGTGAGGACCTAGCCACACAGCCAGACGCCCTCCGTCTGTCCCCGTTTCCCCAGTAAACAgccggtgtctctctctcactccctctccctcttcccctctctctccctcttcccctctctctctctctctctcagcttccCAAACAAACAGAAGTCGTCCGACTCCTCCGCCTCCGCCATGAACTCGGCCTTGGGCAGCAACCTGTCAGAGCTGGACAGACTGCTTCTGGAGCTCAACGCTGTCCAGCAGAACTCGCCCTCCTTCCCcaccacaggtacacacacacacacacacacacacacacacacacacacacagctctgtcaACAGAGGGTTTGTCTCAGAGTTTGAAAGGGAAAACATCGATGCGTACGACAGTGTTGGTAGCAGGCGTTTCCAGGgtcgtgcttgtgtgtgttgacagaggAGGCCGCCCCGCCCCTGCCCTCCTGCAGCATCACCCACTACGAGAACGGGGTGGGCCCCTCCTCTCAGGACAAGCCCAAGAGGAACGGCACCCGGGGGGGCGAGGAGGGCCGCCCTACCGTGGAGAGCCTGCTGGATGAGCTGGAGGGCTCTGTTCCCACCACCAGGTAAGAACCCCCCCCTGGAGCCGGGCTACGGTGTGCTTCTGGGGGCTGCGtgcagggtggatgtggtggtCTCTGTAACCAGCTGTGTCGTgtttccccagccccagcccctcggTGCTCCACAGTGAGCTGGACACGCCCTCCCAGCAGCAGGCCAGAATCTCAGCCTCCTGTGCCACCCGCGAGCTGGATGAGCTCATGGCCTCCCTGTCTGactttaaggtgtgtgtgtgtgttgacgagtGTCTGTACGGTTCTCGCCCTTGATCTGCTTGATCTTTCTCTTTCATGACTGTCAAGTTCTACTCGGTTTGACTCTCTCCTTAACGCCCTCTTCATCTGctttcctgtcctgtcctgtcctgtcctgtcctccagccTAGCTCTCTGGGCTCTGTGAACTCTGACGCCCACCTTGATCAGGCGggagtctcccccacccctctgggCGTCCGTCCTCCAGGtcccgcctcctccccctccccagccgtcccctcccccctcctccccccccggcCCTTCTGCGACTCCCCCGTGTTCTCGCACCCGCCGTCTCTGGAGCTCCACAtcgaggaggagggcggggcggAGGGCGGGGCCACGCCCCGCGCGGCCCCGCCCCCGcggagccccccctcccccctctcgacGGCAAGCGATCTCGAGGCGGACGCCGTCGCCAACGTGTCGCCCGTCATGCTGTCCTATCAGCACAGGTCCCTGGTGGTCCTCTCCCACGCCTCCAGCCCATCCCCCCCCCGTACGAGCCCCCTGAGACCAGGGCCCAGTCCCGTCCACAGCCCTAAACCCTCGCCCAGTCCCATCAGCCCCCCCTGCAAGccccccagtccctccctcGAACTCTTCTCAGTGACGGTAGAAGAGCTCTCCTGTGAACTCGAACCCACGGCCAACGGCCTCAGCCTCCTGCGGGATCTCGATCTCAACTTCTCCAGCCCGGCTCCCTTCAAGagcttcactccccccctcGCCCACGCCCCCaagtccccctcccctgccagcATCACCaagtccccctctcccaccgTCGCAGCTCCCAAGCAGCCCTCGCCGTCTCCAGCCACGTCCaaagccccctccaccccggTATTCACCAGGAAGGAGCCTAACCCCCCAGCCCAGGGAAGCAGCCCCCTGGCTGGGCACGTGTCCCCGGCGACGGACCCCTCCCTGGATGAAGCCCTGGACAAGCTGCTGGCCATGAGCTTCAGTAAGATGGAGAACGACCGAGCGGCCCAACTGGAGAGGGAGGTCCCTCAGCTGAAGAGGGAGACCCTGGGCCTGAACAGACACGCCGTGCGGGAGGTccacgaggaggcggtggtgcCCGCCGACCGGAGGGACGTCCAGCCGGACACCAGCACCCAGGACGGCTCGGTGGACGGCTGCATGGACGGCCAGCGGGACGTGCTGGACTGGGCCGACGTGGAGCTCAACATGTCCCTCCACGACGGCATGGACGGCTCCATGACCTCGTACACGGAGAGGCCGTACACGGACGGCAGCATGACCCCCCTGACCGAGGCCAGCTGGATGGACGAGTCGCTGACCCCGTCCTCCTGCCCCGGGACGCCTGACGCCGCCTTTGACCTGCCCCTGCTCCAGCCCGCCACCCTGGACAGGATGTCTGCCTCGGGACATGTATGGCTCTTCCCCGCGctctggctccgccccctcgctgACCCGCCTGCACAGAAATGCACTGTGGCTAGTAACGTGTGCTGTGTCATTGCTAATCTACACATCACGGTTAGCTCTCCTGGGGGCTATTTCAtatccagatatttacacaTGCAAACGGCTGAATCTGATTGGCTGTATTTTTGTTCTAGCTTGTGAGATGTAAACcccccctcacaaacacacacacacaccccagtcaccTGTTGTCACCAGTGTAGCATGACGCTTGTAAAGGACCAGTGAGTGCCCTGGGGGTGTGTGTTGCTAAGCCGcgtgagggctggggaggggaggtggggggtgtctgAGCATGTAAGAACCGCATGGAGTGTGACACCGAGCCCAGCGGCTCTCCCAGAACGTTCCACCGGGGCTCCCCCTGCATCCCGGCTTTTGATTGGCTTGCGGTTGGTCCCCTCATCTAACTGGACCGCCTCCCAGCTGGATGTTCTAACCAGGACGCGCGGAGGGACTCCTAGATCAGGGGTGTCTGACGAGATCCTTGTTCTCCCAGCTCAAGTCAGTCATCAGACGCACTAAGGAGACCCCGAATGTGCACCCCATGTACCGTGACGGGCTCCTGCGCAGGAAGATGGGGCCCATCATCGTCAACAAGAGCAGCTCCCAGGACCGCCTCATAGAGGAGCTCCAGGGGAAGCTGGGGATCGGCCGCGCCGAGCGCCGCCGCAAGCAGCCCGACGACTGGCTCACCGAGGGCGTCATCGTCATGTCCAAGCCCCAGCGCTTCCGCCCCGAGGGGGCGGGGGTCGAGGTGGACAAGgttggcccccccccccgcggacAACGCGTCCTCGCCGTCAGGGTCACGTCCTCGGCATATCACCGGAGAGACTTTGTCTCCCCGTTTTGCATTGagaaatgtattttcctttttctttttcctctcatTTTCCTGTGTTGTTCCTCtgtgtctgctctcctctctcctcctcagatcATCATCCCCCCAGAGTCCCCCGTCCCTCAGAGGAAgatcatcctccctcctccgtccccccccgccccccgccgccCGCCCCCCGTAGAGGAACGCACCCCCCCGCCGCCTGTCAAACTGGCCCCTCTCCCCgtgcccccgcctcctcctcctcc from Osmerus eperlanus chromosome 28, fOsmEpe2.1, whole genome shotgun sequence includes these protein-coding regions:
- the pxnb gene encoding transcription initiation factor TFIID subunit 3 isoform X1, with the protein product MEDLDALLADLESTTSHISKRPVFLPDETPYSIPTGGNSFQEDVSLPPPVPPPPSAEALNGSVIDPPGSLHSSQQSLGSAQKSSWSQDSNSPTLSHIEEDHVYSFPNKQKSSDSSASAMNSALGSNLSELDRLLLELNAVQQNSPSFPTTEEAAPPLPSCSITHYENGVGPSSQDKPKRNGTRGGEEGRPTVESLLDELEGSVPTTSPSPSVLHSELDTPSQQQARISASCATRELDELMASLSDFKPSSLGSVNSDAHLDQAGVSPTPLGVRPPGPASSPSPAVPSPLLPPRPFCDSPVFSHPPSLELHIEEEGGAEGGATPRAAPPPRSPPSPLSTASDLEADAVANVSPVMLSYQHRSLVVLSHASSPSPPRTSPLRPGPSPVHSPKPSPSPISPPCKPPSPSLELFSVTVEELSCELEPTANGLSLLRDLDLNFSSPAPFKSFTPPLAHAPKSPSPASITKSPSPTVAAPKQPSPSPATSKAPSTPVFTRKEPNPPAQGSSPLAGHVSPATDPSLDEALDKLLAMSFSKMENDRAAQLEREVPQLKRETLGLNRHAVREVHEEAVVPADRRDVQPDTSTQDGSVDGCMDGQRDVLDWADVELNMSLHDGMDGSMTSYTERPYTDGSMTPLTEASWMDESLTPSSCPGTPDAAFDLPLLQPATLDRMSASGHLKSVIRRTKETPNVHPMYRDGLLRRKMGPIIVNKSSSQDRLIEELQGKLGIGRAERRRKQPDDWLTEGVIVMSKPQRFRPEGAGVEVDKIIIPPESPVPQRKIILPPPSPPAPRRPPPVEERTPPPPVKLAPLPVPPPPPPPPPPPTPPPQPPQEPIPAPPQQPKPPPVPVQRPPSPKPEPPRPVPQAPAPQPPPVELPPPPPPKVLVSVGCQTEYDPIFPPMQIMAQGKGGAPGGPPTQVNKLDNMLGSLQSDLHKLGVQTVAKGVCGACCKPIVGQVVTAMGRTWHPEHFVCTHCQEEIGSRNFFERDGQPYCEKDYHNLFSPRCYYCNGPILDKVVTALDRTWHPEHFFCAQCGSFFGPEGFHEKDGKAYCRKDYFDMFAPKCGGCARAILENYISALNSLWHPECFVCRECFTPFVNGSFFEHDGQPYCEVHYHERRGSLCSGCQKPITGRCITAMAKKFHPEHFVCAFCLKQLNKGTFKEQNDKPYCQGCFVKLFS